A stretch of Candidatus Vicinibacter affinis DNA encodes these proteins:
- the tuf gene encoding elongation factor Tu yields MAKESFNRSKPHVNIGTIGHVDHGKTTLTSAITSVLSEQGLAQKKDYDSIDNAPEEKERGITINTAHVEYETKNRHYAHVDCPGHADYVKNMVTGAAQMDGAILVVAATDGPMPQTREHILLARQVGVPAIVVFMNKVDLVDDPEMLELVEMEVRELLDKYQFNGDTAAIIKGSALKALEGDAAGKQAIYDLMEAVDTQIPEPVRLIDKPFLMPVEDVFSITGRGTVATGRIERGIIKVGESVEIVGMMKPEDKPLTSTCTGVEMFRKLLDRGEAGDNAGLLLRGVEKDDIKRGMVICAPGSVKPHLKFKCEVYVLSKDEGGRHTPFFKGYRPQFYFRTTDVTGECQLPEGVEMVMPGDNVSLEVTLLSPIAMEKGLRFAIREGGRTVGAGQVTEIIA; encoded by the coding sequence ATGGCAAAGGAAAGTTTTAATCGGTCCAAACCCCATGTTAACATAGGCACAATAGGCCACGTTGACCACGGTAAAACCACATTAACATCTGCAATCACTTCAGTTCTTTCAGAACAGGGGTTAGCACAGAAAAAAGACTATGATTCAATCGATAACGCTCCTGAAGAAAAAGAAAGGGGTATTACGATTAACACTGCTCACGTAGAGTATGAAACAAAAAACAGGCATTACGCCCACGTAGACTGTCCTGGTCACGCTGACTATGTTAAAAACATGGTAACAGGTGCGGCTCAAATGGACGGAGCAATCCTTGTGGTAGCAGCTACTGACGGACCTATGCCTCAAACAAGAGAGCACATTCTCTTGGCACGCCAGGTTGGTGTTCCTGCCATCGTTGTGTTCATGAACAAGGTTGATCTTGTTGATGATCCTGAAATGTTGGAACTTGTAGAAATGGAAGTGCGGGAGTTGCTTGATAAATATCAATTTAATGGTGATACGGCGGCGATTATTAAAGGATCAGCTCTTAAAGCCCTTGAAGGCGACGCAGCCGGTAAACAAGCTATCTATGATCTAATGGAGGCTGTCGATACCCAAATTCCTGAACCTGTTCGTTTGATTGATAAACCATTTCTAATGCCAGTAGAGGATGTATTCTCTATTACAGGTCGTGGTACTGTAGCAACTGGAAGAATTGAAAGGGGTATTATAAAGGTAGGTGAATCTGTAGAGATCGTTGGAATGATGAAACCAGAGGATAAACCTCTGACCTCCACATGTACTGGAGTAGAAATGTTCCGTAAATTGCTTGATCGTGGAGAGGCTGGCGATAATGCAGGTCTACTATTGAGAGGTGTTGAAAAAGATGACATTAAGAGAGGAATGGTTATCTGCGCACCTGGATCGGTTAAGCCTCACTTGAAATTTAAATGCGAGGTATACGTATTGTCAAAGGATGAGGGTGGAAGACATACTCCATTCTTCAAAGGGTACCGTCCTCAATTCTATTTCCGAACAACTGATGTGACAGGAGAATGTCAACTTCCGGAAGGAGTAGAAATGGTAATGCCTGGAGATAATGTTTCTTTGGAAGTTACACTTTTAAGCCCAATTGCAATGGAGAAAGGTCTTCGTTTTGCAATCAGGGAAGGTGGCCGTACGGTTGGAGCCGGACAGGTAACTGAAATTATTGCATAA
- the secE gene encoding preprotein translocase subunit SecE, translating into MDKLLLYLRESYNELLEKVTWPTWPNLLDSARVVIIASSIIAIVILIMDLVFNGLLGFVYNA; encoded by the coding sequence ATGGATAAGCTTTTATTATATTTAAGGGAAAGTTATAATGAACTGTTAGAAAAGGTTACCTGGCCAACCTGGCCGAATCTTTTAGACAGTGCAAGGGTGGTAATTATTGCCTCCTCAATTATTGCCATAGTCATCCTTATCATGGACTTGGTGTTTAATGGTTTATTAGGGTTCGTTTATAATGCGTAA
- a CDS encoding 50S ribosomal protein L10, translating into MTREEKTLAIEQLKDKFSQAQFFYITDSSTLTVEQVNNFRRLCFDKGIEMQVVKNTLAKKALQGIEKNGEYAEIYASLSGPSAILFTENAKEPAHLLEAFRKTHERPLLKAAYIDTDVFTGDDQIKVLVKLKSKEDLVGEVLMLLQSPATRVIGALKSGGSTIAGLVKTLQERSEGNS; encoded by the coding sequence ATGACTCGCGAAGAAAAAACATTGGCAATTGAACAATTAAAAGATAAATTCTCTCAAGCTCAATTCTTCTATATTACTGACTCTTCTACATTGACTGTAGAGCAAGTAAATAATTTCCGAAGATTGTGTTTTGATAAGGGAATAGAAATGCAAGTGGTAAAAAACACACTTGCCAAAAAGGCTCTCCAGGGTATTGAGAAAAACGGAGAGTATGCTGAAATATATGCTTCATTGTCAGGTCCTAGCGCAATTTTATTTACAGAAAATGCAAAGGAACCTGCACACTTATTAGAAGCATTCAGAAAGACACACGAAAGACCGTTACTTAAGGCAGCTTATATTGATACTGATGTCTTTACTGGAGACGACCAAATCAAAGTCCTCGTAAAATTGAAGTCTAAGGAAGATTTGGTTGGAGAAGTATTGATGTTGTTACAATCACCTGCTACAAGAGTTATAGGTGCATTAAAGTCCGGAGGTTCCACGATTGCTGGGTTAGTTAAGACCTTGCAGGAAAGATCAGAAGGAAATTCATAA
- a CDS encoding DUF5011 domain-containing protein, with product MKNYLASILMVLALFVVSLSSCELEDTTADVSRITYYPTITLKGAQWNTVDQGGSFKDEGVIAKEGDSEIQVKVGGDVVDTQKPGVYTITYTALNKDGYSATEYRYVGVIAPNVKGIDMSGKYKRNAGAQGVSTVTKISDNFYKSDNVGGVASPGPATTVYFYHYDGDKLGVPEQLVAGATFSCINSTVQLNTSYKWVVINSGYGTALRTFVKQ from the coding sequence ATGAAAAATTATTTAGCAAGCATATTAATGGTTCTGGCACTGTTTGTTGTCTCCCTTTCTTCGTGTGAATTAGAGGACACCACAGCTGATGTGTCAAGAATTACTTATTATCCAACAATTACTCTAAAAGGAGCACAATGGAATACTGTGGATCAAGGCGGATCATTTAAAGATGAGGGAGTAATTGCCAAGGAAGGTGATTCTGAAATTCAAGTTAAGGTTGGAGGGGATGTTGTGGATACTCAAAAACCAGGAGTGTACACTATCACTTATACCGCCTTAAATAAAGACGGATATTCAGCAACTGAATATCGATATGTCGGAGTGATTGCCCCAAATGTTAAAGGAATTGACATGTCTGGTAAATATAAAAGAAATGCAGGAGCACAAGGGGTTAGTACGGTGACCAAAATTTCAGACAACTTTTATAAATCGGATAATGTTGGAGGTGTCGCGAGCCCGGGTCCTGCAACAACAGTTTATTTTTATCATTATGATGGGGATAAATTAGGCGTGCCTGAGCAATTAGTTGCAGGAGCTACGTTCTCTTGTATTAATTCAACAGTTCAACTTAATACAAGTTATAAATGGGTTGTAATCAACTCTGGTTATGGTACTGCATTAAGGACATTTGTTAAACAATAA
- a CDS encoding 30S ribosomal protein S21, producing the protein MLVIDVRDSESIDRALKKYKKKFEQTGTLKELRRRKHFTKPSVERRSEVLKAQFRGLYIAKNEL; encoded by the coding sequence ATGTTGGTAATTGACGTAAGAGATTCAGAATCAATTGATAGAGCTTTAAAAAAGTACAAAAAGAAATTTGAGCAAACGGGTACTTTGAAAGAGTTGAGAAGACGCAAGCATTTCACAAAGCCTTCAGTAGAAAGAAGGTCTGAAGTTTTGAAAGCGCAATTTCGAGGGCTGTATATTGCAAAGAACGAATTATAA
- a CDS encoding 50S ribosomal protein L1, with protein MAKVSKKRQKSNALVDVAKFYNLDEACGLVKEVNTTKFDSSVDLHVRLGVDPRKPDQAIRGTVTLPNGTGKTKRVLVLCTPDKEAEATAAGADYVGLDEYLQKIEGGWTDIDVIIAMPTVMAKLGKIGRILGPRGLMPNPKTGTVTMDIANAVNEVKGGKIAFRVDKFGIIHASVGRVSFSPAKLKENAEELLQAINKMKPSSSKGAYFKSISMASSMSPGLKIDPKVVR; from the coding sequence ATGGCAAAAGTTTCTAAAAAAAGGCAAAAGTCAAATGCCTTAGTCGATGTTGCCAAATTCTACAACCTTGATGAGGCTTGTGGTTTGGTAAAAGAAGTGAACACTACCAAATTTGATTCTTCTGTTGACCTGCATGTCAGACTCGGAGTAGATCCTAGAAAACCGGATCAAGCAATCAGAGGAACAGTTACATTACCTAATGGAACAGGAAAGACAAAAAGGGTATTGGTGCTCTGTACACCTGATAAAGAAGCAGAAGCAACTGCTGCTGGTGCGGATTATGTCGGTCTTGACGAATACCTTCAAAAGATTGAAGGTGGTTGGACTGACATAGACGTAATTATTGCGATGCCAACTGTGATGGCTAAATTGGGTAAAATTGGACGTATTTTGGGTCCAAGAGGATTAATGCCTAACCCAAAGACAGGTACCGTTACAATGGATATTGCAAATGCAGTTAATGAAGTCAAAGGAGGTAAAATCGCATTTAGAGTTGATAAATTTGGAATCATTCATGCTTCTGTGGGTAGAGTATCCTTCAGCCCGGCCAAGCTTAAAGAAAATGCTGAAGAATTACTTCAGGCAATCAATAAAATGAAGCCGTCTTCCTCTAAGGGTGCATATTTTAAATCAATTTCCATGGCCTCTTCCATGAGCCCTGGATTGAAGATTGATCCAAAAGTAGTTCGTTAA
- a CDS encoding HPF/RaiA family ribosome-associated protein: protein MQVRIQSIHFDADQKLLQIIESKLQTFDQYLTKLEAEAKVILKMEKVGQVSDKIVEIIVNLPGHPLIVKAKDKTFEKAFYMVLHSLKRQLLRFKEKLQQKH from the coding sequence ATGCAAGTAAGAATTCAGTCTATCCATTTTGATGCAGATCAGAAACTTTTACAAATCATTGAATCAAAATTGCAAACTTTTGATCAGTATCTTACAAAGTTGGAAGCAGAAGCCAAAGTCATCCTTAAAATGGAAAAGGTTGGACAAGTGAGCGATAAGATTGTTGAAATAATTGTTAATCTTCCAGGGCATCCTTTGATAGTTAAAGCGAAGGACAAAACCTTTGAAAAGGCCTTCTATATGGTGCTTCACAGCCTTAAAAGGCAATTACTAAGATTTAAAGAAAAGCTCCAACAAAAACACTAA
- a CDS encoding tyrosine-type recombinase/integrase, whose protein sequence is MVSDYLNFLKYEKRFSDHTILAYQSDLSQFSYYLLNDFNLEVIEESNHFHIRSWLVSLNGNGLDPSSIVRKISCLKSYFKFLKREGVLLQNPMRKIVSPKLKRRLPTVFKATDLSFLSNSMELETDNPFQYRDLLMIRLLYETGIRRSELINLKLADINLVSQHIKVLGKGQKERIIPFGNELKKDILRYLPKRSELVGERHDFLFSTNGGDKAYPKLIHNVISTKLSIQTSVSKKSPHVLRHSFATHLAEAGADIYAIKELLGHTSLNATQIYTHNTVTKIKEAYGRCHPKALKNN, encoded by the coding sequence ATGGTTAGTGATTATTTGAATTTTTTAAAGTACGAAAAGAGGTTTTCTGACCACACTATTCTTGCATACCAATCTGATTTAAGCCAATTTAGTTATTATCTTTTGAATGACTTCAATTTAGAAGTTATAGAAGAATCCAATCATTTTCACATTCGATCTTGGTTAGTTAGTTTAAATGGCAATGGGCTAGACCCTAGTTCAATTGTTCGAAAAATTTCTTGTCTTAAGAGTTATTTTAAATTTCTCAAACGAGAAGGCGTCTTACTCCAAAATCCTATGAGAAAGATAGTCAGTCCTAAGCTAAAGAGGAGACTGCCTACAGTTTTCAAAGCCACCGATTTAAGCTTTTTATCCAATTCGATGGAGCTTGAAACCGACAACCCCTTCCAATACAGAGATTTGTTAATGATCAGGTTATTATATGAAACCGGTATTCGAAGATCAGAGTTAATTAATTTAAAGCTTGCAGATATAAATTTAGTTAGCCAACATATTAAAGTGTTGGGGAAAGGCCAAAAAGAGAGAATTATTCCTTTTGGAAACGAACTAAAGAAAGATATTCTGCGTTATCTACCTAAAAGGTCAGAATTGGTGGGTGAGAGACATGATTTCCTTTTTAGCACTAATGGTGGGGATAAGGCTTACCCTAAATTGATACATAATGTAATTTCGACCAAACTTTCAATCCAAACCTCCGTAAGCAAGAAAAGTCCCCATGTTCTGCGACATAGTTTCGCAACCCACTTAGCAGAGGCAGGAGCAGATATTTATGCAATTAAAGAACTTTTGGGACACACAAGCCTGAATGCTACTCAAATTTACACACATAATACAGTTACTAAAATTAAGGAAGCTTATGGCCGCTGTCATCCTAAAGCATTAAAAAACAATTAG
- a CDS encoding SusD/RagB family nutrient-binding outer membrane lipoprotein: MKKFLILFAFVLLAGSSCNEWLDVNTDPNNPTEVPADLVLPNAQMQIAGSVGGDYAILGGIWSQHWTQSHIASQYKDIDSYDLTDKDFEIDWSELYSDALVDLAEIKTKSSAAGEWNSYLQATCLEAYTYQILADLYDKVPCKEAVQGSANLTPKFDDGEAIYDELFTRINAALAKDFNAATVVKVTSDLIFGSQDKSGQIDSWKRFANTLKLKMLLRQTESSRAADATQKINNMLSSGTAFLTGHAAISIFIDEANRSNPLYENNVRQLNVATNIRASYTLMSLLQANNDPRLDAYFVPGSAGHFALAQGDFNELTSVTPGARPSSAKFSATTPFYFFSADEVDFMLAEASLRTGASVENHYYNGIKDAFAKFGLTAPQNLLDNAYKFPTSGTTAEKLEAIITQKWMASVNQGYESYFDQNRTGYPRISNVPASDASYVPGRYTYSIEGVTSGKFPKRLIFPDLSRRVNPNTPAFVAITEKVWWAK; the protein is encoded by the coding sequence ATGAAAAAGTTTTTAATATTATTCGCTTTTGTATTATTGGCCGGATCCTCATGTAATGAGTGGTTGGATGTCAATACAGATCCAAATAACCCAACTGAAGTTCCTGCAGATTTAGTGTTGCCAAATGCGCAAATGCAAATTGCCGGATCTGTTGGAGGAGACTATGCTATTTTAGGTGGGATATGGTCCCAACATTGGACTCAAAGTCATATTGCTTCACAGTATAAGGATATTGATTCATATGATTTGACCGATAAGGATTTTGAAATTGATTGGTCTGAGTTGTACAGCGATGCTTTGGTTGATTTGGCAGAAATTAAAACCAAATCTTCAGCTGCTGGTGAATGGAATTCATATTTGCAGGCGACTTGTTTGGAAGCTTATACCTATCAGATACTTGCTGACTTGTATGATAAGGTGCCATGTAAGGAAGCTGTGCAGGGTTCTGCCAATCTAACTCCAAAGTTTGATGATGGTGAAGCAATTTATGATGAATTGTTTACCAGAATTAATGCCGCTTTGGCCAAGGACTTTAATGCTGCTACGGTAGTGAAAGTTACTTCAGATCTTATTTTTGGCTCTCAGGATAAATCTGGTCAAATTGACAGTTGGAAAAGATTTGCCAATACGCTCAAATTAAAAATGCTGTTAAGACAAACAGAAAGTTCCAGAGCAGCAGATGCTACTCAGAAGATCAATAACATGTTAAGTTCAGGAACTGCATTTCTAACTGGTCATGCTGCAATTTCTATTTTTATTGATGAGGCCAACAGGTCCAATCCTTTGTACGAGAATAACGTACGGCAGCTAAATGTTGCAACCAATATCAGAGCTTCATATACTTTGATGTCCTTACTGCAAGCTAACAATGATCCAAGGTTGGATGCTTATTTTGTTCCAGGAAGTGCAGGGCATTTTGCTCTGGCTCAAGGTGATTTCAATGAATTGACTTCTGTCACTCCAGGGGCAAGACCTTCTTCAGCCAAGTTTTCAGCTACAACTCCATTCTATTTCTTTTCAGCTGATGAAGTTGACTTCATGCTTGCTGAAGCTTCCCTTAGAACAGGAGCAAGTGTTGAAAATCATTATTACAATGGAATAAAAGATGCTTTTGCCAAGTTTGGTTTGACAGCTCCTCAGAATTTGTTGGACAACGCATATAAGTTTCCAACCTCTGGAACAACTGCTGAAAAACTGGAAGCCATTATAACTCAGAAGTGGATGGCTTCAGTTAACCAGGGCTATGAAAGTTACTTCGATCAAAACAGAACAGGTTATCCAAGAATTTCGAATGTACCTGCAAGTGATGCATCTTACGTTCCAGGTAGATATACCTATTCAATTGAAGGAGTAACTAGCGGCAAGTTTCCTAAGAGGTTAATTTTTCCGGATTTATCCAGAAGGGTAAACCCAAATACACCTGCTTTTGTAGCAATCACAGAAAAAGTTTGGTGGGCAAAATAA
- the rplK gene encoding 50S ribosomal protein L11 has protein sequence MAKEIETFIKLQVKGGQANPAPPVGPALGSKGVNIMEFCKRFNAKTQDTPGKLLPVVITVFKDKSFDFVVKTPPAAIQLLELSKVAKGSPEPNRKKVGSVTWSQVEEIAKIKMPDLNAFTLESAMKMVAGSARSMGLTVSGNPPWEN, from the coding sequence ATGGCTAAGGAAATCGAAACTTTTATTAAGCTTCAGGTTAAGGGTGGGCAAGCTAATCCAGCACCTCCTGTTGGTCCTGCTTTAGGATCCAAAGGGGTAAACATTATGGAGTTTTGTAAGCGCTTTAATGCAAAAACGCAGGACACACCGGGTAAATTATTGCCTGTTGTGATTACTGTATTCAAGGATAAATCCTTTGATTTTGTTGTTAAAACTCCTCCTGCTGCAATCCAGTTGCTTGAACTTTCTAAGGTAGCAAAAGGATCACCTGAACCGAACCGTAAAAAAGTAGGTTCTGTTACTTGGAGTCAGGTTGAGGAAATTGCAAAAATAAAGATGCCAGATTTAAATGCTTTTACTTTGGAATCTGCTATGAAAATGGTAGCTGGTTCAGCTAGAAGTATGGGACTTACTGTTTCTGGTAACCCTCCTTGGGAAAACTAA
- the nusG gene encoding transcription termination/antitermination factor NusG — translation MADDKRWYSLRVISGKEKKIRERLIADILRSGWSEIVTQVIVPSEKVYKIRNSKKVIMERNILPGYLLVEAVPAKFSGEIIQHIANLPDIIHFLGKNNPIPMTSVEANRMLGKVDESQEAGETMIEPFIVGETVKIIDGPFNDFIGDVKDVNEEKKKLKVIVKIFGRGTEVELNFMQVEKNN, via the coding sequence ATGGCTGACGACAAAAGGTGGTACTCGCTTAGAGTGATTAGCGGAAAAGAAAAGAAAATCCGGGAGAGGTTAATAGCTGACATTCTTAGATCAGGTTGGAGCGAAATAGTCACACAGGTGATTGTTCCCTCAGAGAAAGTTTACAAAATAAGAAACAGCAAAAAGGTAATCATGGAGAGGAATATTCTTCCTGGTTATTTGTTGGTTGAAGCAGTTCCTGCTAAATTTAGCGGAGAGATTATACAACACATTGCAAATCTTCCTGATATCATACATTTTCTTGGGAAGAATAATCCTATACCGATGACCTCTGTTGAAGCCAACAGGATGCTTGGTAAAGTTGATGAATCTCAGGAAGCTGGTGAGACGATGATTGAGCCTTTTATAGTAGGAGAAACTGTAAAAATTATAGATGGTCCTTTCAATGATTTCATAGGAGATGTGAAGGACGTAAATGAAGAGAAAAAGAAATTAAAAGTAATTGTAAAAATATTTGGCCGCGGTACTGAAGTTGAATTAAACTTCATGCAGGTTGAAAAAAATAATTAA
- the rplL gene encoding 50S ribosomal protein L7/L12 has protein sequence MVNVNALAEQLVNLTIKEVNELASVLKDQYGIEPAAAAVAVAAAPAAAEGGAAAAEQTEFDVILKSGGANKLNVIKEVKNILNLGLKEAKDLVDGAPSVLKQGVSKEEANSLKDTLTAAGAEIEVK, from the coding sequence ATGGTTAATGTAAATGCTTTAGCTGAACAACTGGTAAACCTAACCATTAAAGAGGTTAATGAACTAGCTTCAGTACTTAAAGATCAATATGGAATTGAGCCTGCTGCTGCTGCTGTTGCTGTTGCTGCTGCTCCTGCTGCCGCTGAAGGAGGCGCTGCTGCTGCTGAACAAACTGAATTTGACGTAATACTTAAATCCGGAGGTGCTAACAAACTTAACGTAATTAAAGAAGTTAAAAACATTCTTAATTTAGGTTTGAAAGAAGCTAAGGATTTAGTTGACGGGGCTCCTTCTGTTTTGAAGCAAGGAGTTTCTAAAGAAGAAGCTAATTCCTTGAAAGATACTTTGACAGCTGCAGGGGCTGAAATTGAAGTAAAATAA